The proteins below are encoded in one region of Tomitella fengzijianii:
- a CDS encoding lysophospholipid acyltransferase family protein: protein MGVEVDDSAVAKVIPLRGEGRGDVARGASRECPGGVQEPGILPAVHQLHAGGTAGQADHSALVDHLADVLAFLRRRVTGDYEVDDYGFDPHLNSSVILPALRPVFEKWFRVEVSGVENLPADGAALLVANHAGTLPVDGLMLSVAVHDHHPQHRPTRMLAADLVFQSPLLGSFSRKAGHTLACHPDADGLLREGALVTVFPEGFKGVGKPFSDRYKLQRFGRGGFVTSALRTGAPIIPVSIVGSEEIYPKIADVKPLARLLGLPYFPITPLFPLLGPLGAVPLPSKWHIAFGEPIATDGYDAQSAEDPMVTFDLTDQVRERIQQTLYTLLASRRNVFFG, encoded by the coding sequence ATGGGAGTCGAGGTGGACGATTCGGCGGTGGCCAAGGTCATTCCGCTGCGCGGTGAGGGGCGCGGCGATGTGGCACGGGGCGCGTCGAGGGAATGCCCGGGCGGAGTGCAGGAGCCCGGGATCCTTCCGGCGGTGCATCAGCTGCACGCCGGCGGGACGGCGGGCCAGGCCGACCATTCGGCGTTGGTCGACCACCTGGCCGACGTCCTGGCGTTCCTGCGCCGGCGGGTGACCGGCGACTACGAGGTGGACGACTACGGCTTCGACCCGCACCTGAACTCGTCGGTGATCCTGCCCGCCCTGCGCCCCGTGTTCGAGAAGTGGTTCCGGGTGGAGGTGTCGGGGGTGGAGAACCTGCCGGCGGACGGCGCCGCGCTGCTGGTGGCCAACCACGCCGGCACGCTGCCGGTGGACGGGCTGATGCTCTCGGTGGCGGTGCACGACCATCATCCGCAGCACCGTCCCACCCGCATGCTCGCGGCCGACCTCGTTTTCCAGTCGCCGCTGCTGGGATCGTTCTCCCGCAAGGCCGGGCACACTCTCGCCTGCCATCCGGACGCGGACGGCCTGCTGCGCGAGGGGGCGCTGGTCACCGTGTTCCCCGAAGGCTTCAAGGGCGTCGGCAAGCCGTTCTCGGACCGCTACAAGCTGCAGCGTTTCGGCCGGGGCGGATTCGTGACCTCGGCGCTGCGCACCGGCGCGCCGATCATTCCGGTGTCGATCGTCGGTTCCGAGGAGATCTACCCGAAGATCGCCGATGTCAAGCCGCTCGCGCGGCTGCTGGGGCTGCCGTACTTCCCGATCACGCCGCTGTTCCCGCTGCTGGGTCCGCTCGGCGCCGTCCCGCTGCCGTCCAAATGGCACATCGCCTTCGGCGAGCCCATCGCCACGGACGGCTACGACGCGCAGTCCGCCGAGGATCCGATGGTCACGTTCGACCTCACCGATCAGGTCCGCGAGCG
- a CDS encoding NAD-dependent epimerase/dehydratase family protein, which yields MSESDVPREPRAVLVTGASRFLGGSLAAMLAAHPSVERVVAVDCLAPSKNMLRRLGRAEFVRADIRNPMIGKIIRGAEIDTVVHTDVYSRPGEAGGRAVMKDMNVIGALHLFAACQKAPTMRRLVVRSTSAVYGYSPRNPARFGEEMAPKNPPRGGFSRDSVEIESYARGAGRRRSDLQVSILRFAPLIGVRMDTELSRYFGAVLVPNVLGYDPRIQLLHEEDALGALEHAVTAPAHGTFNIAGGGTMSGAQATRRAGRLGIPLPSPILGVVGSALRAARVVDYSHEELGFLSQGVVLDTTRMRADLGFEPRWSTMDAFDDFVRGRSLDPVIDPVMVRGWEQRLTALARRLPV from the coding sequence ATGAGCGAATCCGACGTGCCGCGCGAGCCCAGGGCGGTCCTCGTGACGGGAGCCAGCCGTTTTCTCGGCGGTTCCCTCGCGGCCATGCTGGCAGCGCACCCGTCTGTCGAGCGCGTCGTCGCCGTCGACTGCCTGGCGCCCAGCAAGAACATGCTGCGGCGGTTGGGGCGTGCGGAGTTCGTGCGCGCGGACATCCGCAATCCGATGATCGGCAAGATCATCCGCGGCGCGGAGATCGACACCGTCGTTCACACGGACGTCTACTCGCGGCCGGGAGAGGCCGGCGGCCGCGCGGTGATGAAGGACATGAACGTCATCGGCGCGCTGCACCTGTTCGCCGCATGCCAGAAGGCGCCCACGATGCGGCGGCTCGTGGTCCGGTCGACCTCGGCCGTCTACGGCTACAGCCCCCGCAATCCGGCGCGCTTCGGCGAGGAGATGGCGCCGAAGAACCCCCCGCGCGGCGGGTTCTCCCGGGACAGCGTGGAGATCGAGTCGTACGCGCGGGGAGCGGGGCGCCGCCGGTCGGACCTGCAGGTGAGCATCCTGCGTTTCGCGCCGCTCATCGGCGTGCGGATGGACACCGAGCTCAGCCGCTACTTCGGGGCCGTGCTGGTGCCCAACGTGCTCGGGTACGACCCGCGCATCCAGCTGCTGCACGAGGAGGACGCGCTGGGGGCGCTGGAGCACGCGGTCACGGCCCCCGCGCACGGCACGTTCAACATCGCCGGCGGCGGCACGATGTCCGGCGCCCAAGCGACTCGGCGGGCGGGCCGGCTGGGCATCCCGCTGCCGTCGCCGATCCTGGGGGTGGTGGGCTCCGCGCTGCGGGCCGCGCGGGTGGTGGACTATTCGCACGAGGAGCTGGGGTTCCTGAGCCAGGGCGTGGTGCTGGATACGACGCGGATGCGCGCCGATCTCGGGTTCGAGCCGCGCTGGTCCACGATGGACGCGTTCGACGACTTCGTCCGCGGCAGGTCGCTGGACCCGGTGATAGACCCGGTGATGGTGCGTGGTTGGGAGCAGCGGCTGACGGCGCTGGCTCGGCGGCTGCCGGTGTGA
- a CDS encoding 30S ribosomal protein bS22, whose translation MGSVIKKRRKRMSKKKHRKLLRRTRVQRRKLGK comes from the coding sequence ATGGGTTCAGTGATCAAGAAGCGCCGCAAGCGCATGTCGAAGAAGAAGCACCGCAAGCTGCTTCGCCGCACTCGGGTGCAGCGTCGCAAACTCGGCAAGTGA
- a CDS encoding helix-turn-helix domain-containing protein gives MASSDKPPAGGAKSASQSSSNAGEPASLAGTNFLTVAEVATMMRVSKMTVYRLLHGGELPSVRVGRSFRVPAKAVHEYLQSSYFDVG, from the coding sequence ATGGCGTCATCTGACAAGCCGCCCGCAGGAGGAGCGAAGTCTGCGTCGCAGAGCTCCTCGAACGCCGGAGAACCGGCGTCGCTGGCGGGCACCAATTTCCTGACCGTCGCCGAGGTGGCGACGATGATGCGCGTGTCCAAGATGACCGTGTATCGGCTCCTGCACGGCGGTGAACTGCCGTCGGTGCGGGTGGGGCGCTCGTTCCGGGTGCCGGCCAAGGCGGTGCACGAGTATCTCCAGTCGTCGTACTTCGACGTCGGCTAG
- the proC gene encoding pyrroline-5-carboxylate reductase — MTRIAVVGGGRIGEALVSGLLASGRQARDLVVTERFEARGRELASEYGIRVTQSIADAAEGAAVLVVAVKPNDVESVLTEVAEYQETSDDDQLIVSLAAGTTTARFEQLLPAGTAVVRVMPNTPMLVGQGASAITPGRHATAVHMDLVEEMMGAVGMVRRVKESSMDAVTAVSGSGPAYFFLAIEAMVDSGVALGLTRPVARDLAIQTLVGAGAMLSESGETATELRAAVMSPGGTTAAAIRQFEKDGLRSAFFEAMAMVRDRSAAMGAVKEDGA; from the coding sequence ATGACGAGAATTGCTGTGGTGGGCGGTGGCCGGATCGGTGAAGCACTGGTGTCGGGTCTGCTGGCCAGTGGAAGGCAGGCGCGTGACCTGGTGGTCACGGAGCGGTTCGAGGCCCGCGGCCGGGAGCTCGCCTCGGAGTACGGCATCCGCGTCACCCAGAGCATTGCGGACGCCGCGGAGGGCGCCGCGGTGCTCGTCGTCGCGGTCAAGCCCAACGACGTGGAATCGGTCCTCACCGAGGTCGCCGAGTACCAGGAGACCAGCGACGACGACCAGCTGATCGTGTCGCTCGCGGCCGGCACCACCACGGCGCGCTTCGAGCAGCTCCTGCCCGCCGGCACCGCGGTGGTCCGCGTGATGCCCAACACTCCGATGCTCGTGGGGCAGGGCGCCAGCGCCATCACGCCGGGGCGGCATGCCACGGCGGTGCACATGGACCTCGTCGAGGAGATGATGGGGGCCGTCGGCATGGTCCGCCGGGTCAAGGAGTCGTCGATGGACGCGGTGACCGCGGTGTCCGGCTCGGGGCCTGCGTACTTCTTCCTGGCGATCGAGGCCATGGTGGACTCGGGGGTGGCGCTGGGGCTCACCCGGCCCGTCGCGCGCGACCTGGCCATCCAGACGCTCGTGGGTGCGGGCGCGATGCTGTCCGAGTCCGGGGAGACGGCCACCGAGCTGCGCGCCGCCGTCATGTCGCCGGGGGGCACCACCGCGGCGGCGATCCGGCAGTTCGAGAAGGACGGCCTGCGTTCGGCGTTCTTCGAGGCGATGGCAATGGTGCGGGACCGCTCGGCCGCGATGGGCGCGGTGAAGGAGGACGGCGCCTGA